The DNA segment GCAAGCCTGGATAACAAGATACTTACCGGGCGGCGTTATAGTGCCGACGTTCTCCCTTGTTTTATCGAAGATATCAGGCGATGCCTTAAGGTATTCAGCCGCACCGTCCCGAAACTGGCTGGAACCGGTCGATACAAAATACCTGATAAACGGCGGGGACTTCATAAAACCAAGCCATGCGGAGCCTCCGAAACAGCTTCCCTTTAACGTCTCTTTGCCAATATACAGCGGAGGCATATCATCGTTCACTGCGGCCATAAGCATCGCTTTAGCTACGCACCTATCCGCTTCGGTCGTAGGGATACCACCCTCCGGCACCGTTTCCGAGCCATAGATACATAATGGCCTGACAGTAAGCCTGCCTGCCCTGGCCAAATTCTCTCCTATAATCTTGATCGATATATGAGTCATTATTATGTCCCCATATTTTTAAAGAACGATCGATTAAATAGATTTTACCTTTGAGCAAAATTGTGACGTATAATAATAGTCAGAATATCTTACCATATAAGCGCATAATCAGCGATATTTTCAGAAATAAAATATTATTCATCGGTAAATGAGGCCATAAGCGACCGGATGGTTAAAGCATAATCATGATAATTGATTCTATTGCATTTATAACGATTATACCAGAAGTCTTAAATTAATGAAGGATATACACAATTTCCGATATACCAAAGAGTATTTACATCGTTTACACCTCTAAATAAACCAGATAAAAAATAACCGAACAAAGCCTTAACACTGACTTTAATAATCATAAAGGTCCATACTGATACGAAATAAAGATAATAGATTTGTTCAAGAGGATAGATCACATGCAGGAAAAGATCAAAGAAGTGGCAGAAAGGGTGAGAGAGCTCAGGGATATTCTTAACATCAGCTTAGAGGACATGTCGTCCTACCTCAGGATAAGCCCGGAGAAATACCTGAGATACGAAAAGGGCGAGGAAGACATTCCGGCCAGCATCTTATACGAGATCTCCCACAAGCTCGGCGTGGAGATGAGCATTCTTCTTACGGGCGAAGCGCCGAGGATGCACTATTTCACCGTGACCAGAAAGGGACAGGGAGTTAGCGTCGAAAGGAGGAAGCAGTACAAATACCAGAACCTGGCCTCCAATTTCATCAACAAAAAAGCCGAGCCCTTCATCGTGACGGTGGAGCCGAAGCCCGAAACCTCCGGGATCCAGACCAACTCGCATCCCGGCCAGGAATTCAACTACATTCTGGAAGGCAGCCTCAAGCTGATCATCAAAGATAACGAGTTCATCCTTGAGGAAGGCGATTCCATCTATTTCGATTCGGGCTGCGAACATGCAATGGTAGCCCTCGGGAACAAGCCGGCTCGCTTTTTGGCCATAATCATGGGATAAAACAGGGTATTGAGAGAAAAGAGGTTATAAAGCTGATAAATGGAGTAAAATATGTCACTACTTGACAGGTTCTTATACAAAACGGAATTTGAATCATATAAAGATTTCATAGAAAATTACCGCGTAAAGGTCCCGGAAAACTTCAACTTCGCCTTTGACGTGGTAGACGTTATCGCACAGGAGACTCCGGACAAGATCGCCCTGATATGGTGCGACGATAATGATGCCGAGAAGATCATTACCTTCGCAGATATGAAACTCATGAGCGACAGGGCGGCTAACTTCTTTAAAAACCTGGGAATAAAGAAAGGCGACGGAGTAATGGTAGCCCTTAAGGGAAGGTACGAGTTCTGGTATTGTATCCTCGGCCTTCATAAGATCGGCGCTATCACCATTCCGGCGACACACATGCTCACCAAAAAAGACCTGGTGTACAGGATCGAGCTGGCTGATATTAAAATGGTCGTGGCCGCCGACGATAAGTCGCTCATCAAGTCAGTGGACGAGGCGCAAAAAGACTGCGCCGATATTCTTAAAATAAAGGCAGTCGTTAACGGAAAACATGACGGCTGGATAGACTTTGACAGCGAGATCGAAAAGGCCGGTGACGATTTTGTGCGGCCGTCCGGGAACGAGGCAGTGAAAAACGAGGATGTATCCCTGCTTTACTTTACTTCAGGCACTACAAGCCTGCCAAAGATGGTGATACACAACTTCGTTTACCCTCTAGGCCACATGCTTACGGCAAAATACTGGCAGAACGTCATCGACGACGGGCTCCACTTCACGGTAGCTGACACCGGATGGGCGAAAGCGGTATGGGGTAAAATATACGGCCAGTGGATAGCAGGCACGGCGGTCTTCGTTTACGATTACGAGGTCTTCAATCCTCAAAAGCTGTTAAAGAAGCTCGAGCAGTACAAGGTCACGACATTCTGTGCCCCGCCGACGATATACAGGTTCATGATCAACGAGGATATGACCAAATTCGATTTCTCTAACCTGAAATACTGTGTCGTGGCAGGCGAGCCCCTTAACCCCGAAGTATATAATAAGTTCCTGAAATACACAGGGCTAAAGCTCATGGAAGGGTTCGGGCAGACAGAAATGACCGTAGCAGTTGCCACATATCCATGGATAGATCCCAAGCCCGGCTCGATGGGCAAACCTTCGCCCGGATACAATATCGAGCTTATCAACTTAGACGGAAAACCCTGCGAGGTAGGCGAAGAGGGCGAGATAGTCATCAATACCGTCAAAGGGATACCTGTGGGGTTATTTGACGGGTACTATCGCGATGAAAAGAAAACGTCGTCTGTCTGGAATAACGGATATTACCATACTGGCGACATGGCCTGGATGGATGAGGACGGCTACCTGTGGTTCGTGGGCAGGTCTGACGACGTCATAAAGAGCTCCGGCTACAGGATCGGCCCGTTCGAGGTCGAGAGCGCCCTTATACAGCACCCTGCGGTCATAGAGTGCGCTATCACAGCAGTGCCTGACGAGATCAGAGGACAGGTAGTCAAGGCCACGGTCGTTCTTAGAAAAGGCTATGAGCCCGGCGATGCCCTCAGAAAGGAGCTTCAGGACCATGTGAAAAAGGTCACTGCGCCGTATAAGTATCCCAGGATCGTGGAGTTCGTCCCGGCGCTTCCCAAGACCATCAGCGGCAAGATCCGCAGGGTGGAGATCAGGGACAAGGATAAAAAGTAAAGTGGATAATGATGCATGCTGCCGTCGTAGAGACGCATGACGTTTCTACGATGGTTAACCTGTATGTATCCTGGATACCAGACTTTTTTAAGTGTCGATAAATTTTGCTAAAAAACAAATCTTCTCGGGATAATTAATAAAGTATTATATCGGATTGTAGGTAAACATTGAATGTGTCTATTATTTTATGATTCATACATGTACATTAAGGCCGTAATGTAGAATTTACATAATAATTGTGACATTATCCTCATTAGATAATTTATAACATATTATGTGTTTTACCTGATCGGCCATTCGCATATTAGCTTACCGTTAAGTAATTTTTCTAGCGCCAGGTCAACGTCGCCTTCAACACCCTTGTAGACCATCATACCGTTTCCCAGTAAAGTGTTCAGCGAGTCATCATCTATGTCGTAAGTAATGAGATGCGTTACGCCTCGCTCTCGAACGACGTCGGTCGCAGGCCTGCATTCTTCACTTTCATCCTTAAATGTCAGCTTGCCCGCTATCTGGTTGTCCCGGATATAGAAAAGAACGAACTCCGATGCCTTGTCGAAGTTTTCTGATATCATATCATTATACTTCGGTATGCAGACCTTCATAATACCCACCCAATAAAATATTTGGATAATTTAATAATAATACTTTGGCCCGGATAAGTGGATATGATCAGAATCAATAAATAGATAGATTGAATCATAATGAACATACAGACATCCATGATCGGATTCTGGAAAGGCCCATTTTCACAGCAATATTACCAGTATAGACTGCCAAAAAATGATTTAAGGTTACATACCACCAATTTTAGAACGTACAATAAGGTCGAATAGACCTATTAATTACTATTGGAAAATGACCGCCGCATACAAGATACGCAAAAACACTTTTCTCGACATCATAAAAGAGTTACATCGGCCATCTCTACGGGTACTGAACACTGATAAAAGCTTACTATTGGCCTTGCTATAAAATTATTTTAAACCCGGACTTTCAATTTTTTTTAATGATTATTTGATGTTAAAAATAATAAATTACTGTACTTTTTATAAAAATGGTGAATGATAAATGGCAGATATTAGAAAGATACTGGCAATACTCATATTATTGACACTGATATTTGGGTTTGCTTTACCGGTTATTGCCCAGACGTCGGTGCAGAATACTATGCTCGAAAATCTGGCGGCCAATAAAGAATTCTCCACCCTGGCTACAGCCATAAGAGCTGCAGGCCTGGATAAAGTATTGAGCGGAATGGAATCCTACACATTGTTCGCGCCGAACAATGCCGCGTTCGACAAGTTCCCGAAAGAATCGATCAGCGCCCTGGTAAACGATAAAACAAAACTTGGCGAACTGCTGAAGTACCATGTCGTCCCGGGTAAATTGACTTACGCGGACCTCTCAAAAATGACAGAGATCAAGACTGTCGACGGAAAGACATTGCCCATAGGCAGGCAGGACGGGATGGTCACTGTCGACGGAACAAAATTAATGGGACCGGGCATTGAAAGCAAGAACGGCATGATATACCCGATAAGCAACGTGATGACCCCGCCGGGCTTCGCTATGCCGCAGGTCGCAAGGTCCACCGGGATAG comes from the Methanooceanicella nereidis genome and includes:
- a CDS encoding DUF169 domain-containing protein: MTHISIKIIGENLARAGRLTVRPLCIYGSETVPEGGIPTTEADRCVAKAMLMAAVNDDMPPLYIGKETLKGSCFGGSAWLGFMKSPPFIRYFVSTGSSQFRDGAAEYLKASPDIFDKTRENVGTITPPGKYLVIQACEDIEDNIDVRSFLCFGNGEQIRNMSSLIHFNSTDPFFSVLEPWGPSCATFATYPAGLAEKAPKDAAFIGPVDPTGNCWLPENFMAIGIPVKIATGLVEDIDKSFIGKRPQVAYPEDREKIKKS
- a CDS encoding cupin domain-containing protein yields the protein MQEKIKEVAERVRELRDILNISLEDMSSYLRISPEKYLRYEKGEEDIPASILYEISHKLGVEMSILLTGEAPRMHYFTVTRKGQGVSVERRKQYKYQNLASNFINKKAEPFIVTVEPKPETSGIQTNSHPGQEFNYILEGSLKLIIKDNEFILEEGDSIYFDSGCEHAMVALGNKPARFLAIIMG
- a CDS encoding AMP-binding protein, whose product is MSLLDRFLYKTEFESYKDFIENYRVKVPENFNFAFDVVDVIAQETPDKIALIWCDDNDAEKIITFADMKLMSDRAANFFKNLGIKKGDGVMVALKGRYEFWYCILGLHKIGAITIPATHMLTKKDLVYRIELADIKMVVAADDKSLIKSVDEAQKDCADILKIKAVVNGKHDGWIDFDSEIEKAGDDFVRPSGNEAVKNEDVSLLYFTSGTTSLPKMVIHNFVYPLGHMLTAKYWQNVIDDGLHFTVADTGWAKAVWGKIYGQWIAGTAVFVYDYEVFNPQKLLKKLEQYKVTTFCAPPTIYRFMINEDMTKFDFSNLKYCVVAGEPLNPEVYNKFLKYTGLKLMEGFGQTEMTVAVATYPWIDPKPGSMGKPSPGYNIELINLDGKPCEVGEEGEIVINTVKGIPVGLFDGYYRDEKKTSSVWNNGYYHTGDMAWMDEDGYLWFVGRSDDVIKSSGYRIGPFEVESALIQHPAVIECAITAVPDEIRGQVVKATVVLRKGYEPGDALRKELQDHVKKVTAPYKYPRIVEFVPALPKTISGKIRRVEIRDKDKK
- a CDS encoding NifB/NifX family molybdenum-iron cluster-binding protein, with translation MKVCIPKYNDMISENFDKASEFVLFYIRDNQIAGKLTFKDESEECRPATDVVRERGVTHLITYDIDDDSLNTLLGNGMMVYKGVEGDVDLALEKLLNGKLICEWPIR